Part of the Clostridium sporogenes genome, ATTGGCAATATTACAAGATTATAATTACTATCATAAAAACTATATATAAAATTTCATCTATTATTAGACCCCATGCTGTTGGTACAGTAAATAGTGCATTTAATATAAGAAAGATAAAAAATACACTTCATAAGCACACTAATTGGTTTATGAAGTGTATTTTTGTCATTAAAATTAAATTTAATTTATTTTGAAACACCCTATTAGGTCTATTTTATTCTTCTAAAATCTCTATACCAACCATATTCATAAGATATTTAGCATTAGTTGTGGTAGACTGTCCTTTTTTTATTTTATAGTCAAAATATATTTCATTATTCTTATAGTATTCTGAGAAATGATAATTTTTTATTCTTTCATCTTTATCTAAAACACAAAGTTCTAAATCATGAGTAGTTAATCCTCCTATTATCCAAGGTTTATTTAGGTTAAACAATACATTTTTGGCTCCTATATATCTATCTTTAGAGTTTGTTCCTCTAAAGATTTCATCTATTAGAAAAATCATAGGGATCTTATTTTTTGAATGATTAATTATATTTTTAATTTTTATAAGCTCCCTATAAAATGTAGATATACCACCCTTTAAATCGTCTGTTATCCTCATGGAAGTATATATGTCCATAAGGGAAGAGCTCATTTCTTCTGCACACACTGGAGCCCCACTATAAGCTAAAACTAAATTAATTCCTAGTGTTCTTAAAAAAGTAGTTTTTCCCGACATATTAGATCCAGTTATAAGGAGAATATTATTTTTCATAGTTAAATCGTTGCATACTCTATCCTTTATATTAATTAAAGGATGGCCTATATTTTTACATTCTATCTTTAAATTATCACCATATTCTAATTTTAAATTGGGATAACTATCTTTTTCAGATTTAAAATTCTCTTCATTTAAACTATTAGACTGAATATTTTTATTTAAACTTGTTTTTTCATCAGAATCATATATATTAGTAAAAGAAATTTTGTCATTTATATGAGTTAAAACAGCTAAACTTGCAATACTTTCTATTTCCCCTATGCCATTTAACCATTTTCTTATTTTATCGCCATATTTTAATTTCCAACCCTCTAAGGAAAAAACACATTGGTAATCCCAAAGGAAAAATATATTTAAAACTATATATAGAATACCATTGTACCTTAAATTAACCTTCTCGGAAATTATATTTAATTCCTTTATAGCTTTAATAGAACTCTCTTTTTCATTAAAAAGTACTTCCTTTATGGTTTTTAATTTTTCACACTTTACTTCTTCCTTTTCTATTAACTTTAACACCTTACTATAGGTTTGAAAATTATATTTAAGTTTATCTATAGATTGCAGGATAGCATTAATTTTTAAAGCTTTTAACATCCATATTAAGCATTGAACAATACCTAAAATTCCTACTAAAGTATATAGATTCTTAAACTTTAATATGATTATACTTAGTGATAAAGGTACTGTAATTAATGGCATTATGTACAATATATTTTTTATCACTTTACTTTTTATTAAAACACTATTTTCCGTTATATATTTCATAAGTTTTTCTGTACTTTTTAGCTTTTCTTTATATTTTCCCGTTGTATATTCTAAGTTTTGGCAAAATTCTAATTTTTCTCCTAACTCCTTTACAGCCCTTTGTTTTAAAATTATTTCATCTTTATCTTTATTTGGCTCTAATAATAATTTTGCTAAATTATCTCTACCATCCTTGGTATTAGTTGTGTTTATAAGTTGAAAAAGTGATTCTTTTCCCACTATATCCAAATCTCCAGAATAAGGATGGTCTTCTGAAATGAATTCTTCCCCTCTATCCTGAAATTCTGTCCATTGTCCATTGATTCTATCTACATATTTTTTATTTATATTTATCATTTCTTTAGAAAATTTAAGTTTATTCTTTATATTGCTATGCTTTATTATTAAAGCTATAAACATACATGCCATTAAAATGGATAACCCTAAATATTTACTATAAACACTTGAATTTAAAGCTTTATAAATAAAATATATAAGCCCTATCATAGATATCAATCTTAAAGTTCCCAATATACTATAGATATTGCTATACTCTTTAATGTTTTTTTTCTGCTCTTCTATTTTAGTTAAAAATTTATCCTCTAACATTTAAACCCCTCCTTTGTCATTAATATTATTTATTATTTTTAACTCTTGTATCACAAATTACATTTGATCTTATATTTTTTATTTTATTTACTCCATTTACAGTAAAATTAAATATTTCTTTTAAAAAATCTTCTCTTTTAAATTTTCCTTTTTCCATATCATATAGTTTCTTTTCTAATTTTCCTGTATAATCTGTATCTAAAAGTTCTCTTATAGGAAAGGTTTCTATTAATTTAGTACCTTTATCTGTTATTAATAAGGATTTTCCCTTAGGAGTTATATAGCCTGCATATTTTAACTTGTTTATAGTTTCTGCTCTAGTAGCTGCTGTTCCTATGGAATATCCATATAATATGTTTGGTTCTTCCTCATTATCTTCATTCTGTTTTGTGTTTTTACCACAGGTTTCCATAGCTTTAAGCAAAGTTTTTTCTGTATGATGAGCAGGTGGTTTAGTCTTTTTTGATATTATTTTTAAACTTTTCATTTCTACTTCATCATCTTTTTCTATAGGTGGTAAAAGTTCATCTTTCTTCTTTTCTTTATATAATTTTAGCCAACCTTTAGTTTTAAGTATTTTGCCCTTTGTCTTAAATAATCTTTCATAATTTTCTCCTGGTACAGTAGTTACTATTTCTGTATTTTCATACTGTGCTTCTTTCATAAATTGAGATATAAATCTATTTTTAACTGCATCATATACTAATCTTTCATCTGGAGTTAAATTTTTAGGTATTATGTAGGTTGGCATTATGGCACTGTGGCTTTCTACCTTAGCATTGTTAAACACTTTTTTTGAAGTGTTAAAAACTATTTCCTCTTTAAAAGGTAAATCATTTTTTAAAACCTCTAATACTTTTTTTGCTTTATCCTTAATACTTTCTTCTAAGGCTGTACTTTCGGTTCTTGGATAGGTTATATATTTTTTTTCATAAAGACTTTGAGATACCCTTAAAACTTTATCTGCAGTAAAGCCTTTATATTTACTTGTAATATATCCTTGAAGATTACTTAAATTAAATAAACTTGGTGGATTTTCCTTTTTAATTTCTATAGTTTTTTCTGTTACTAATCCATTTTTGTCCTTTATTTCAGCTTTAAGCTTTTCCATAATTTTTTTATTTGGAAATTTTTCTTTTTTGTCATAAAAGAATTTACCTTTATATTCGCCCTTTTCATTTTTAAAAGTGGCTTCTAATTCATAAAACTCTTCTACCTTAAAATTTTTAATTTCCATTTCTCTGTCATATATAATCTTTAAAGTTGGCATTAATACTCTACCTATGTTAAGAAGATTTCCTTTTCCTCTTGTATATTTCATAGTGGCTATAGATGTAAAATTTATACCTATAACCCAATCTGCTAATTGTCTACTTACTCCTGCATCTTGCAAATTTATCATTTCTTCGTTCTTTTTCAAATCCTTAAGCCCTTTTTTTATTTCTGTTGGTGTCCATTCATTTATTAGTATTCTATATATAGGTTTATTTGCTTTTAAATAATTAAATATTAAAAGTGCTATAAGTTCTCCTTCTCTATCATAGTCAGTAGCAGATATTATTTCTTCTACCTCTTCTCTATTTATAAGTTCCTTTATTACTTCAAGTTGTTTTTTTGCTCCTGGATCTACCACATTTCTATTTTTACCATCATTTTTTATTTTATATTTAAACTCTTTAGGTATATATGGAAAATTTTGAAAACTCCAAAGAGCTAATTTAGGATCGTAATCCTTGCAATCATATAAGGTTAATAAATGACCAAAGGCCCAGGTAACTATATATCCATTCCCTTCTAAATATCCGTTTTTTCTAGTTTTACACCCTAGTGCCTCTCCTATATTTCTAGCTACAGAGGGCTTTTCTGCTAATAATAATTTGCTCATTTTCTCACCATCACTATTATTTATTCGTTTTAATTATTCATTTAATGATTATATCATATTTTAGTAGAATTATTCTGTAAAAATAGGGTATAATTCATTCTTTTTAACTATATTAAATCTCAAAAATGGGAGACAGCTCTTTCTTTTTAGTTAAATTCAAGCTTAAAAATTTTTGGATGTTTTCCTCTTTTTTCAAATTATCTTAATTAAAAATTTTAGAACTTTCTCCTCTTTTTCACTTTAAAGAAGTTACCATTATTAAATTAAATCTTAGAATATTTCTTTATTAATTACAAAAGCTAACATATATATTTAAATCTATATATTACGAGCTAAAGAAAGGATAGATATTAATGAACAAATCATGTAATACCTGTGAAAATTTTGAAGGCGTTTTTAAATCTTATTGGTTAGACTCTACTCCAGAAACAGACTATCCTATTTTAAATAAAGATATCACTGTGGATATAACTGTTATCGGTGCTGGTATAGTAGGAGTTACCACTTCTCTTCTTCTAAAAAAAGAAGGTTTTAAAGTTGCACTGATAGATGCAGATAAAATATGCCAAGGTACTTCTGGCCATACTACGGCCAAAATAACTTCTCAACATCATTTAATATACGATAAGTTAATTACTGAAATGGGAATAGAAAAGGCACAAAAGTATGCAGATGCCAATGAATTTGCAATAAATTTCATAGAGAATATAGTTAATGAATATTCTATAGACTGTGATTTTCACAGACTCCCTGCTTATATTTATACTGAAGATGAAAACTTTGTATCTTCAATAAAAAAAGAATCAGAGGCAGCTTTAAGCTTAGGATTAAAAGCAAAATTTTTAGATAGTATTCCTATTTCTTTACCTGTAAAAGCTGCTTTATGTTTTGAAAATCAAGCTCAATTTCATCCACGAAAATATTTATTAGACCTAGCCAATAAAATACCTGGAGATGGAAGTCATATATTTGAAAATACAAAAATAGTAGACATTGATAGCGATAATAGCTGCGTATGTACTACTGATAATGAGAAGAAAATATCTTCTTCAAAAATTATTGTAGCTTCACACTTTCCTTGCTATGATGCTTTAGGACTATACTTTGCAAGACTTTCTCCAAAAAAATCTTATGTTTTAGCTGTAGAAACAAAGGAAAACTTTCCTAAAGGTGTGTTTATAAATGCTGAAGAACCTGGACGCTCTCTTCGTTGTCAAAATTATAATGGCAGCAAAATTGTTCTTGTAGGTGGCGAGGGCCATAAGACAGCTCATGGAGAAAATACGTTAACTCATTATAAAAATTTAAAATCCTTTGCAGAAAAAACTTTTAATATAGATAATATATTATACTATTGGTCAACTCAAGATTACATGACAGTAGATGGAGTGCCTTACATAGGACATTTAACCTCTTCTACTAAAAATATTTATGTAGCTACGGGTTTTGGAGAATGGGGAATGACAAATGGTACTGCTGCTGCAATATTACTAAAGGATCTCATTACTAATAAAGAAAATTCCTGGAAGGATCTATATAATCCATCAAGACCTATGACCTCCAGTTCCATTAAAAACTTATTTACTTTAAATATAGATGTAGCCAAAGAACTTGTTAAAGGTAAGCTACAAGGTGCACCTAATACATTAGACCTTAATAATGACGAAGGAAAAGTTGTTACAATTGATGGAAGAAAGTATGGAGCTTATAAAGATAATACTGGAAATATTCACTTAGTAGATAATACTTGTACTCACCTAGGTTGCGAACTCAAGTGGAATGATGCGGAAAAATCTTGGGATTGCCCTTGTCATGGCTCTAGATTTAGCTATGAAGGTGATATTATTGAAGGACCTGCTATTAATAAATTAAATCATTATAAAGAAAATCCTAATAGAATTGATCCAAATATTTTATAATATTATAACAATGATTCTATAATACAGATGGAGTGCTATTTTTCACAATAGCACTCCATCTAAACTTTAAAACCTTTAAATAATTACTTTATTTATTCAATTATTATACTATAACAAGCTGATTTTTGCTTTTTCACAATTCTCAATCATTGAATCTGGCCATATGGATGCTTGAACTTCCCCTATATGTGCTTTTCTTAAAAAATACATACATATTCTTGACTGTCCAATTCCACCACCAACAGTATATGGTAATTTCCCCTCTAAAAGCAATCTATGAAATTCTAGATTTTTCCTATCTTCACAACCTGCTATTTTAAGTTGTTTTTCTAGAGATTCTTCATCTACTCTTATACCCATAGAGGATAATTCAAAGGCTCTTTCTAATACTGGATTCCAAAATAATATATCTCCGTTCAATGTCCAGTCATCATAATCTGGAGCTCTTCCATCATGCTTTTCTCCTGAGGCTAAAACTCCCCCTATTTCCATTAAAAATACTGCTCCCTTTTCTTTAGTTATAGCATCTTCTCTTTCCTTTGAATCTAAATCTGGATAAGTATCTTCGAGTTCTTGAGAAGTTATAAAACATATTTCCTCTGGTAATATTTCATTCAATCCTTCATATTGGCTACAAATATATCTCTCTGTTTCTTTAAATACACTATATATTTTGTTAACTATAGACTTTAAAGTTTCTTTATTTCTATCTTCTTTCTTAATAACTTTTTCCCAATCCCATTGATCCACATATATAGAATGAAGGTTATCTAAATCTTCATCTCTTCTTATAGCATTCATATCTGTATAAAGACCTTCTCCAACTTTAAAATCATATCTGTGCAAAGCCGTTCTTTTCCATTTAGCTAAAGAATGTACTATTTCTATCATTTCATCTTGTAGATCTTTCATATCAAAAGCTACTGGTCTTTCTACTCCATTTAAGTTATCATTCATACCTGTATTTTTTCTTACAAATAAAGGTGCTGAAACTCTTGTAAGGTTCAACTTTTCTGCTAAAGTTCTTTCAAAGAAATCTTTAACCTTTTTTATTGCAACTTCTGTTTCTCTTATTCCTAATGTGGATTCATATCCTTCAGGTATCATTAATCTATCTTTAAATTTTATCATATGTTTCCCTCCTAAAACTTTCTTCAAAATTATTTTACATAAACCCTATAGTCTTATATCTAGGATTAAATAATTACCTATTAGCACTAACATTATGATTATTATATCTAAAATCAATTTATTAATTATATATTAGATATTATCGCAATTTTATCATTAAGTCAATATATTTTTTAATAAAATATCAATTTTTTATAGTATTTATTTAATACTTTAGTAATTATCATCCTTTAGTTTTTAAAATATTAATTTGCTATGTTTTAAAATAATGTTTACATAAATAAAGGATGAAGAATTTCACTTAAATTCTCCATCCTTATATTTATTTTACATATTAAATATGCATCTTATTCCATTTTCACCATAACATTTCCCACAGGATATACATTTAGCTTTTTTATTTTCATCTTTTTCAAATTTATTTATTAAATCTGGTTCCCTTATAAAAGGTCTAGCCATTGAAAAATATTCTATCTTACTATTGTTTAATATTTGATCCATATTATTATAACTTCTATTCATACCAACTAAAATTATAGGAGTATCTATTTGTTCTGCTATTTTGGAAGCATACTCTTTATATATAGATTCCTTTTTATTAGTTTCTGTCCAAATTGTTCCTCCACCGCTGATTTCTATAGAATCTATACCTTTCTTAGAGAGTTCCCTGCAAACAAATTCACATTCCTTAAAGGTTGCTCCTCCTTCTTCAAAATCAGAACAATTAATTTTTATGGATATATGAAAATCTTCTCCTACTGTTTTTCTTATCTCATCATAAACCTCTAGTATTAATGCACCTCTCTTTTCTACTGAACCACCGTATTTATCCTTTCTTTTATTAAAAAGAGGACTTAATGTTCTACTTAAAAAATATCCATGTGCTCCATGAATTTCAATTCCATCAAAACCTGACTCTTTAGCCCTTTTAGCTGCCTCAGCAAAAGATTTTACTATAGCCTTTATATCATCTTCTGGCATATTTTCGCTTAATCCGTAAAATTCACTACCGGTTTCATTATTAATATAATTTTCTCCTAAGACTATTTGCATTAATACTTTAGCTCCATATTTATGAATTATATCTGTCAAAAGCTTATGTTCTTTAATAAAGCTATCATCATAAATTCCAAGGATTCTAAGACTTGGCTTATCATAATCAAATATAGTAGTGTAACTAGTTATTATTAATCCAACTCCACCCTTTGCTAATTCTTCATATAAATTAAGTAATCTCTCCGTGATATGTCCTTCTTCTGTGGCCATGCCCTCCCAGGTGGCTGAACGAACAAATCTATTTTTAAGTTCCATTGTTTTTATGCAGGTTTTATCAAATAAACTTTTCATAAAAGTTCCCCCTGTTTTATTTCAATTCTATATTATTATATTAGCATAGTTTGATTTAATGTTGAACTTTCAGCAAAGGAGTTAAAACAGATTTTTTAACTATCTCTTATATATTACTTTAAATATATTAACTCTCCCTCTATTTTTTAAAAATTTTATTGTTAAAATTTATTTATTGTACTCAATATTAGAAATCATGATTAGCCTGTTTTCATATACAAAAGTCTTAAATTATATTAATGTTAATGAGCTTAATTTTTATTTACTTATTAAAATAAAATAGTTTCTTAAAACAAACATACAGAATATATTAAATAAGATTTTCAGATACTAAAAAATTAATAAAATTATTGATTTTTAGTATCTTGTTTTCAGTATTTTATGATATAATATTTTATACTTAGTATTCATTATTAAATGAAATGAAAAATCATTTATATAAATATATTAAAAAATTAGATAAATGTAACCAATATTGGAAAGGTAAGGTATATAATATGAATAAATTTAAAATAGAAAATCCTAAAAATCATGAATTGAATGTTATATGTGTTAAAGCTACATTATCTGAAGCTGTTATTTCTAATGAACATCATCATAGTCATAGTGGCGTATATGAAGGTGAGAGAAAAGATGGGAAAATGCATGGTTTTGGTACATATACTTACACTAACGGAACTAAATATGTAGGTTACTGGAAAGAAAACATGATGCATGGTGAAGGTGTTTTAATTTGGGCTTCTGGTGAAAAATATACTGGTAGTTGGAAAGATGATGAAAAACATGGATATGGCATATATACTTGGCCTGATGGAGAAAGCTATGTTGGATATTGGGAAACTGATTTAAAATCCGGTCAGGGTATTTATACTTGGTCCGATGGCGATGTTTATACTGGTGATTGGATTTCTGATCTTCGTCAGGGACATGGAGTTTATGTTTGTAACCATGGAGATAAATATATTGGTCAATGGGTAAATGATTTAAGACATGGAAAAGGTATGTATATTGAAGCTAATGGAGAAGTTTTTATGGGTGAATACAAAGAAGATGAGAGGATTGAATAAAAAGTAAAATAAGATACCTCCAAACTATAACAGTTTAGAGGTATCTTTGTATTTAACAATAGGAATTGTGATTATCTTAAAATATTTAGCCTAGAATAAAGGTGTCTTCGTTCCCTTTGTTTTCTCTTTTATAAATGTTTTAACTTCATTGCTAGTTAAAGCTTCTTCTACTTCCTTTGCCCATTCTTTGTCTTCTTTAAGTACTAAAACAATACCCTCTTCTTGAGCAAAAGCTAAAGCTTTTTCTGAATCCTTACCCGCTTTAAGCATAACATCCGCCATAACTATAGCCATATCAGTATCGTTTAATGCATTTGCTAAATTTAATCTTTCCATTTCGACAAATTTTAAATTATGTTTATTTTCAACAATATCTAAAGTGTTTGGTACTTCTACACCTTTTTTAAGTTTAATTATTCCTTCTTTATCTAATAATTTTAATGCTAAAGCTCTATTAGTATTATCATTAGATACTGCAACAGTCATTTTATCCTTAATATCAGTTATTTTCTTAATTTTATTAGAATATAATCCTATTTGGAATGCAAAAACTGGCTTACCATATGCTTTTAATTTTGTTCCTCTATCCTTGTTGAAATTCTCCATATAATCTTGATACTGATAAAAGTTACCATCTATACTTCCATCATTAACTGCCATATTAGGTGTTATTGCATCATCAAATACTTTTACTTTCATTTCATATTTGCTACTTTTTTTGTTAAATACTTTCTGAGCTTCCTCTAAAACATCCTTTGATATAACTGATGTTCCTATAGTTATTACCTTTTTATCTCCTGATGTTTCATTAGCTTTTTCCTTATCTTTAGATGAACTGTTTCCACAGGCTACCATTCCCAATGTTAATGTTATAGCTGCTAAAATACTGACTATTTTTTTTCCTTTCATTTTTAAATCCTCCTTAAATATGTAAAATTTATTAAATTATATGGACTGTTACTTTCTATGTATATATTTATTTAAAAATATAGTTAAGTTAACTATAGCTTTAAATTTTTTT contains:
- a CDS encoding type IA DNA topoisomerase; translation: MSKLLLAEKPSVARNIGEALGCKTRKNGYLEGNGYIVTWAFGHLLTLYDCKDYDPKLALWSFQNFPYIPKEFKYKIKNDGKNRNVVDPGAKKQLEVIKELINREEVEEIISATDYDREGELIALLIFNYLKANKPIYRILINEWTPTEIKKGLKDLKKNEEMINLQDAGVSRQLADWVIGINFTSIATMKYTRGKGNLLNIGRVLMPTLKIIYDREMEIKNFKVEEFYELEATFKNEKGEYKGKFFYDKKEKFPNKKIMEKLKAEIKDKNGLVTEKTIEIKKENPPSLFNLSNLQGYITSKYKGFTADKVLRVSQSLYEKKYITYPRTESTALEESIKDKAKKVLEVLKNDLPFKEEIVFNTSKKVFNNAKVESHSAIMPTYIIPKNLTPDERLVYDAVKNRFISQFMKEAQYENTEIVTTVPGENYERLFKTKGKILKTKGWLKLYKEKKKDELLPPIEKDDEVEMKSLKIISKKTKPPAHHTEKTLLKAMETCGKNTKQNEDNEEEPNILYGYSIGTAATRAETINKLKYAGYITPKGKSLLITDKGTKLIETFPIRELLDTDYTGKLEKKLYDMEKGKFKREDFLKEIFNFTVNGVNKIKNIRSNVICDTRVKNNK
- a CDS encoding MutS-related protein; protein product: MLEDKFLTKIEEQKKNIKEYSNIYSILGTLRLISMIGLIYFIYKALNSSVYSKYLGLSILMACMFIALIIKHSNIKNKLKFSKEMININKKYVDRINGQWTEFQDRGEEFISEDHPYSGDLDIVGKESLFQLINTTNTKDGRDNLAKLLLEPNKDKDEIILKQRAVKELGEKLEFCQNLEYTTGKYKEKLKSTEKLMKYITENSVLIKSKVIKNILYIMPLITVPLSLSIIILKFKNLYTLVGILGIVQCLIWMLKALKINAILQSIDKLKYNFQTYSKVLKLIEKEEVKCEKLKTIKEVLFNEKESSIKAIKELNIISEKVNLRYNGILYIVLNIFFLWDYQCVFSLEGWKLKYGDKIRKWLNGIGEIESIASLAVLTHINDKISFTNIYDSDEKTSLNKNIQSNSLNEENFKSEKDSYPNLKLEYGDNLKIECKNIGHPLINIKDRVCNDLTMKNNILLITGSNMSGKTTFLRTLGINLVLAYSGAPVCAEEMSSSLMDIYTSMRITDDLKGGISTFYRELIKIKNIINHSKNKIPMIFLIDEIFRGTNSKDRYIGAKNVLFNLNKPWIIGGLTTHDLELCVLDKDERIKNYHFSEYYKNNEIYFDYKIKKGQSTTTNAKYLMNMVGIEILEE
- a CDS encoding MetQ/NlpA family ABC transporter substrate-binding protein gives rise to the protein MKGKKIVSILAAITLTLGMVACGNSSSKDKEKANETSGDKKVITIGTSVISKDVLEEAQKVFNKKSSKYEMKVKVFDDAITPNMAVNDGSIDGNFYQYQDYMENFNKDRGTKLKAYGKPVFAFQIGLYSNKIKKITDIKDKMTVAVSNDNTNRALALKLLDKEGIIKLKKGVEVPNTLDIVENKHNLKFVEMERLNLANALNDTDMAIVMADVMLKAGKDSEKALAFAQEEGIVLVLKEDKEWAKEVEEALTSNEVKTFIKEKTKGTKTPLF
- a CDS encoding FAD-dependent oxidoreductase, coding for MNKSCNTCENFEGVFKSYWLDSTPETDYPILNKDITVDITVIGAGIVGVTTSLLLKKEGFKVALIDADKICQGTSGHTTAKITSQHHLIYDKLITEMGIEKAQKYADANEFAINFIENIVNEYSIDCDFHRLPAYIYTEDENFVSSIKKESEAALSLGLKAKFLDSIPISLPVKAALCFENQAQFHPRKYLLDLANKIPGDGSHIFENTKIVDIDSDNSCVCTTDNEKKISSSKIIVASHFPCYDALGLYFARLSPKKSYVLAVETKENFPKGVFINAEEPGRSLRCQNYNGSKIVLVGGEGHKTAHGENTLTHYKNLKSFAEKTFNIDNILYYWSTQDYMTVDGVPYIGHLTSSTKNIYVATGFGEWGMTNGTAAAILLKDLITNKENSWKDLYNPSRPMTSSSIKNLFTLNIDVAKELVKGKLQGAPNTLDLNNDEGKVVTIDGRKYGAYKDNTGNIHLVDNTCTHLGCELKWNDAEKSWDCPCHGSRFSYEGDIIEGPAINKLNHYKENPNRIDPNIL
- the asnA gene encoding aspartate--ammonia ligase encodes the protein MIKFKDRLMIPEGYESTLGIRETEVAIKKVKDFFERTLAEKLNLTRVSAPLFVRKNTGMNDNLNGVERPVAFDMKDLQDEMIEIVHSLAKWKRTALHRYDFKVGEGLYTDMNAIRRDEDLDNLHSIYVDQWDWEKVIKKEDRNKETLKSIVNKIYSVFKETERYICSQYEGLNEILPEEICFITSQELEDTYPDLDSKEREDAITKEKGAVFLMEIGGVLASGEKHDGRAPDYDDWTLNGDILFWNPVLERAFELSSMGIRVDEESLEKQLKIAGCEDRKNLEFHRLLLEGKLPYTVGGGIGQSRICMYFLRKAHIGEVQASIWPDSMIENCEKAKISLL
- a CDS encoding NADH:flavin oxidoreductase is translated as MKSLFDKTCIKTMELKNRFVRSATWEGMATEEGHITERLLNLYEELAKGGVGLIITSYTTIFDYDKPSLRILGIYDDSFIKEHKLLTDIIHKYGAKVLMQIVLGENYINNETGSEFYGLSENMPEDDIKAIVKSFAEAAKRAKESGFDGIEIHGAHGYFLSRTLSPLFNKRKDKYGGSVEKRGALILEVYDEIRKTVGEDFHISIKINCSDFEEGGATFKECEFVCRELSKKGIDSIEISGGGTIWTETNKKESIYKEYASKIAEQIDTPIILVGMNRSYNNMDQILNNSKIEYFSMARPFIREPDLINKFEKDENKKAKCISCGKCYGENGIRCIFNM
- a CDS encoding MORN repeat-containing protein, whose protein sequence is MNKFKIENPKNHELNVICVKATLSEAVISNEHHHSHSGVYEGERKDGKMHGFGTYTYTNGTKYVGYWKENMMHGEGVLIWASGEKYTGSWKDDEKHGYGIYTWPDGESYVGYWETDLKSGQGIYTWSDGDVYTGDWISDLRQGHGVYVCNHGDKYIGQWVNDLRHGKGMYIEANGEVFMGEYKEDERIE